The nucleotide sequence GTATATTCAAGCATAATTACGCTATCAGCATACTCCGGCAACATACCTCCAGTTGGAACATAAGCACATTCACCATCCACTATATTAAAATCAGTTACTTTTCCCATAAGAATTTCACCTTTAAGCGTAAGTATAGCTGGAATAGCTTCAGTAGCTCCAAATACATCTCGTGAATTTACTGCAAATCCATCCACAGTAGACCTTTTAAATTCAGGTATATTACAATCCGCTCTAATATAATCAAAAGCTATTCTGTTTACACAATTAAAAATATCAACTTGTTCGCCTTCTACCTCAAGATGAAAATATTCATCTATAATATCTTTCGTTTCGTCCACAGATGACACTTTAAAAAAATTCATTTTTACTCCCTCCAACTAACTATGTATATATGAAGAATTAAGTGAATAACCATTTAATATATCAATACCATGTGGAATAGCTGGTAATACAAATTCTAAACTTTCTATAGCTGCCTTCGTACTTCCTGGAAGGTTAATTATTAGAGAATCTTTTCTTATTCCCGAAACTCCTCTTGACAGCATTGCATGACTGTTAATTTTAACAGAATTCATTCTCATAACCTCACTAATACCAGGAACATCTTTTTCAATCACACTTTTAGTTGCCTCAGGTGTAACATCTCTTTTGGCAAAGCCCGTACCACCATTAGTTAAAATCAAATTCACTTTTAATTCATCAGCCAAGTAAATTAACTCTTTTTCTATATCACGCCTTTCATCAGGGATAATTTTATAAAAGCTAATCTCGTAACCTAAATTAGCCAATAATTTTTTTAATTCTAAGCCTGTACCATCAACTCTTTCTCCCCTAGATCCTTTATCGCTGATGGTTAATATTGCAATTTTAATCACGATATTACCTCCTTAACCTTTTAAATAATAATACATAGCCCTAGTGAATGCATCTTTTAATTCTTAGTGCAGATGAAACAAATGCCATAAAACAAATTATATATAAAAAAATATGAATAATAAATAGATATAAAAATTGTGAAAACATAACACTTATATATGTAGCTATTGGCAAAACATAAAATATAATTACAATAATTCTTCCAAGTAAATCAGAAAAAAATATCATCTCTTTGCTTATATCACGCAAAAAGAAAGAAGTTATCACAAACTCCACAGATTTTAAG is from Clostridium acetobutylicum ATCC 824 and encodes:
- a CDS encoding MogA/MoaB family molybdenum cofactor biosynthesis protein, encoding MIKIAILTISDKGSRGERVDGTGLELKKLLANLGYEISFYKIIPDERRDIEKELIYLADELKVNLILTNGGTGFAKRDVTPEATKSVIEKDVPGISEVMRMNSVKINSHAMLSRGVSGIRKDSLIINLPGSTKAAIESLEFVLPAIPHGIDILNGYSLNSSYIHS